The segment TTGAACATCCCTGAGCGAGTAGGGTGAGAGGCGCCCCAATAGTTCGGGTTACGCTGATAGGTGATGCCCTTGCCGGGAATGACATCCTTGACTGAGTAAGGACCGCTGCCGATGGGCGGAGTAAGTCCTTCACCGTCCGAGAACGGGTGTGCTGTGTAAAAGGCCTTGGACAGTACAGGCAATTCACAGGCGATGAGATGCAGTTCTCGGTTTTTGCGGCTGAAACGAAAAACAACTGTGCCAGGCTTGGGGATCTCGACAGCAGCAATATCCTGAAAATAGCTCTGGTACGAGGGATGGGCGGCATCACTCTTCAAGGTGTCGAGAGAGAATTTGACATCTTCAGCAGTGACCGGGCTACCATCGGAAAAGCGAGCTTCAGGGTTTAAGGTAAAGGTGACGGAGAGGCCGTCGCTCGCCAGTTCAATGTCTTTTGCAATCAACCCGTACATGGCGAATGGTTCGTCCAGGCTTTTGACTGCCAGAGGCTCAAAAACCAGTGAGGATAGGCCTTCCGGAGCTGTGCCCTTCAGGGTGAAGGGATTCATCTTGTCGAAGCTGCCGATGTCAAAGAGGATCAGCGTCCCACCTTTTTTAGCTTCAGCTGAGGTGTAGTCAAAACGGGTAAAGTCGGCGGGATATTTCAAAGTGCCGTCAAGGCTTACCCCGTGAGCGGCGAGGAGAGGAGAGGCTGACATCAGCACAAGGAGAGCCAATAACAGGGCAGCAAGGGAGTGGTTACGCTTTTTCATAGACAAGATAACTTAAGGTGGTTGAAAGTAAACATCGAAGAGATGGCAATGAGTCATCAGGATGACGCTAAGATGTCACCCAGCGCCACCGCGATTATATTGGCAATCATCACCAGCAGGGCGGCATCGTCATCGGTGAAACCATCTGGTTTGTCATACATCTCCATCACCCCGAACCGACCACTGTTGTGGCACATGGGGACAGCCAGAATAGATTGCGGAGGGTTTGGTGAACGTCGATCCAAAGCTTTTTCAATGCGAGTGTCTGTGTCAATGGAGTTAATAATGGCGGCTTGTCCGTGGCTGAACACCCAGCCAGCAAGACCCTTGTCCGCAGGAATGGTTTTCCCCTCAAAGTGCTCCCTTGCCAGCAGGGTTGAAACGGCAACGATCATCTCATGACGATCAGGTACTGCCAGGAGGATTGAGCCGCCGGAACAACCTATCTGTGAGGCGGTCAGGGAAATGATCTGTTGAAAGACCCAAGGATCATGACAGGCCCCGTGAAGCATGACTGATATTTTAAGCAGGAGTTCAATCTGTTCACGATCAAGAGACGAGAAGTCTCGTGGTGGCAAGACTTGGGATATCAGACCTTGGCTGAGAGTTGCCGGACTGATTGCCCCCATGCTGATTAGAATATCGCCAAGGGTCTTTTGTTCAGTAGCGCCGTTGCTCCAGTTGAGGAATCGTCTCTGAAATGAGACGATTTGAGGTGGTGGTAGTGGATTTGCCAAGGATTTTTGCCTTCTCAAGGCCTCGGCGAGTTGGTCTTGAGAGATAGCTCCCAAGCTTGTTAAGATTGAACCAATGCGCTGCCATGGAGAGTCTTTGCCTAAGAGTTGGACAGAAAGGTTGGCAACGATGCTTTCAAGGTAGGGGTTGCGACCGTTACCAAAGAAATTGACCAGATAACTATAGACATTGCCAAAATTACGAAGTCTTGGCAGGACTTTGTGTTCATAAAAATTGACGGTCTCGTGTAAAAGGGCTTCAGCCGAGTCAAAGACACGGTGGCCTTGGCGCTCAAGTTCTTTTCGCCCGATAATAGTGTAGGCTTCTTCGAGCTCTTGAAATAGAGCGCGAATATTGGCTATGTAGTTGAGGTCAGACATCTGCGCGATCAAGTCTGTAGTCCCCAGAATCGAAGCCAGCCGTCTGGTGAGAGGATCGGGGAAGGATTCATCCAGGTCAGGAGTGTGGTTGAACTCAGTGGTGTCGAGCAAGGCTACGGTTTGGTTAATGCGTGAAATCGGCCAATCCCTGCTTGTAAGGTACTCTGCAAGGATCCGTTTACTCCGCGCCACATGGTCGAAGGTGAACTTGCCGCCGAACCCTATGGTGTCGCCACGGTCTTTGATATAGCCGCTGTCGTGGAACAGAGCTGCGGTGACCACCGTCACAAAATGATCTTGGGAAAAACTTTCAGGTTCTGATCGATTCCAACCAGCGACAATCCGCGCCGTAAGCAAGGCGACTTCAATGCTGTGCTGAAGGGTGTGGTAACCGACTTGGCAAGGCTCGTAAGCCGGCCAATGTCCTTGGTAGAGTTCAACCACATCGTGTAGGATTTCGCCTAAACTGGTAGATCCAGCCTGGTACTCTTCCTGGAAGATAGTAGAGATCAGGGAGATGGTG is part of the Desulfobulbaceae bacterium genome and harbors:
- a CDS encoding GAF domain-containing protein, which translates into the protein MMAHSNDTPTLEEKPLHTISLISTIFQEEYQAGSTSLGEILHDVVELYQGHWPAYEPCQVGYHTLQHSIEVALLTARIVAGWNRSEPESFSQDHFVTVVTAALFHDSGYIKDRGDTIGFGGKFTFDHVARSKRILAEYLTSRDWPISRINQTVALLDTTEFNHTPDLDESFPDPLTRRLASILGTTDLIAQMSDLNYIANIRALFQELEEAYTIIGRKELERQGHRVFDSAEALLHETVNFYEHKVLPRLRNFGNVYSYLVNFFGNGRNPYLESIVANLSVQLLGKDSPWQRIGSILTSLGAISQDQLAEALRRQKSLANPLPPPQIVSFQRRFLNWSNGATEQKTLGDILISMGAISPATLSQGLISQVLPPRDFSSLDREQIELLLKISVMLHGACHDPWVFQQIISLTASQIGCSGGSILLAVPDRHEMIVAVSTLLAREHFEGKTIPADKGLAGWVFSHGQAAIINSIDTDTRIEKALDRRSPNPPQSILAVPMCHNSGRFGVMEMYDKPDGFTDDDAALLVMIANIIAVALGDILASS